From the genome of Spinacia oleracea cultivar Varoflay chromosome 2, BTI_SOV_V1, whole genome shotgun sequence, one region includes:
- the LOC110806210 gene encoding uncharacterized protein isoform X1 → MHQKKSEVQIGKESSGISSDFNPSPPSFFPSLITQKHPNFGNFNHFNHQIIEFQSNPPLSSSIGPISGVLDPILVKNDPNFGSIPSPSSSASTPKNPLLSTPHKRPLMNPTQSLVKSPTLPSSLSNYPFSSTPTSDIKYFTVNSRCASLLLVVSTAKSAAFRLIRRCRHLRRLRVHLRLLLLLALPFFYFLVSHPSHSFILDFLSAFAFSAALLFSLNLALPRLPSIRVFLNRSFPFPIKLSSPSAASRPLPVFWSIGSRSKVEKKVSSGCWVQVYSNGDVYEGEFHKGKCSGSGVYYYYMSGRYEGDWIDGKYDGHGVETWARGSRYRGQYRQGLRHGFGVYRFYTGDVYAGEWSNGQSHGCGKHTCEDGSRYVGEFKWGVKHGLGHYHFSLWLSSRNGDTYAGEYFADKMHGFGVYKFANGHRYEGAWHEGRRQGLGMYTFRNGETQAGHWNNGILDVPSTQNATCPVSPVAVNHSKVLNAVQEARRAAEKAYDVAKVDERVNRAVTAANRAANAARVAAVKAVQKQMHHDIKHDHQTPAPIV, encoded by the exons ATGCATCAGAAAAAATCTGAAGTTCAGATCGGAAAAGAAAGCAGTGGCATCTCTTCCGATTTCAACCCAAGTCCACCATCTTTTTTTCCATCTTTAATCACCCAAAAACACCCAAATTTTGGCAATTTTAACCATTTTAATCATCAAATTATTGAGTTTCAATCAAACCCACCTCTCAGTTCTTCAATAGGTCCAATTTCTGGTGTTTTGGATCCAATTTTAGTGAAGAATGATCCCAATTTTGGGTCAATTCCATCACCTTCATCTTCAGCATCAACACCTAAAAACCCCCTTTTGTCAACTCCCCATAAGAGGCCTTTGATGAACCCAACTCAATCCCTTGTTAAGTCCCCTACTTTACCTTCATCTCTTAGCAATTACCCTTTTTCTTCAACACCCACATCGGATATCAAGTATTTTACGGTGAATTCACGGTGTGCATCATTGTTATTGGTGGTTTCAACAGCGAAATCGGCTGCGTTTCGGTTAATCCGCCGGTGTCGCCACCTTCGCCGGCTTCGGGTTCACCTGCGCCTGCTGCTTTTGCTTGCCTTGCCCTTTTTTTACTTCTTGGTATCACATCCTAGTCACTCTTTCATTCTTGATTTTCTTTCTGCATTTGCATTTTCTGCTGCTCTTTTGTTCTCCCTTAACCTTGCCTTACCTAGACTCCCCTCAATTAGGGTGTTCCTTAATCGCTCATTCCCTTTCCCTATCAAGTTATCGTCACCTTCAGCCGCTTCCAGGCCTTTGCCGGTGTTTTGGTCAATTGGTTCTAGGTCAAAAGTTGAGAAGAAAGTTAGCTCAGGATGTTGGGTTCAAGTTTATAGCAATGGAGATGTATATGAGGGTGAATTTCATAAGGGCAAGTGTTCTGGTAGTGGGGTGTATTATTACTATATGAGTGGGAGGTATGAAGGAGATTGGATTGATGGGAAATATGATGGACATGGAGTGGAAACATGGGCTCGAGGGAGCCGGTATCGAGGACAGTATAGGCAGGGTCTTAGACATGGTTTTGGAGTGTATAGGTTTTATACAGGGGATGTATATGCAGGCGAGTGGTCTAATGGGCAGAGCCATGGTTGTGGGAAACATACTTGCGAGGATGGTAGCCGATATGTTGGTGAATTCAAGTGGGGCGTTAAGCATGGGCTTGGTCACTACCATTTTAG TCTGTGGTTATCTTCCAGGAATGGGGACACATATGCTGGAGAGTACTTTGCAGACAAAATGCATGGGTTTGGAGTGTATAAATTTGCGAATGGGCATCGGTATGAAGGAGCGTGGCATGAAGGTAGAAGGCAAGGTCTTGGAATGTACACATTTAGGAATGGAGAAACCCAAGCAGGCCATTGGAATAATGGAATACTTGATGTCCCAAGCACACAAAACGCGACGTGTCCTGTATCTCCAGTTGCTGTTAATCATTCCAAAGTACTAAATGCGGTTCAG GAAGCAAGACGAGCAGCAGAGAAAGCATATGATGTTGCCAAGGTTGATGAGAGGGTAAATAGAGCTGTGACTGCTGCTAACCGAGCAGCTAACGCTGCGAGAGTAGCAGCAGTAAAAGCTGTTCAGAAGCAAATGCATCATGACATAAAGCATGACCACCAAACTCCTGCTCCAATTGTGTGA
- the LOC110806213 gene encoding putative casein kinase II subunit beta-4, with protein MHRERGNVGGVPSKSSEIGSIDRKRINDVLDKHLDRSSPSTSRGLSTNPKDKEFRVSAPSSSIGKTPPDFSDLNNSKDLSDEESETDSDESDVSGSDGEDTSWISWFCNLRGNEFFCEVDDDYIQDDFNLCGLSSQVPYYDYALDLILDVESSHGDMFTEEQNELIESAAEMLYGLIHVRYILTTKGMAAMLEKYKNYDFGRCPRVYCSGQPCLPVGQSDIPRSSTVKIYCPKCEDIYYPRSKYQGNIDGAYFGTTFPHLYLMTYGNLKPTQANTTRSYVPRIFGFKVHKP; from the exons ATGCACAGAGAAAGAGGTAATGTCGGCGGTGTGCCGTCGAAGTCGTCGGAAATCGGAAGTATTGATCGGAAACGCATCAATGATGTGTTAGATAAGCATCTCGATCGAAGCTCCCCTTCGACTTCGAGGGGATTGAGCACTAACCCCAAGGATAAAGAATTTAGGGTTTCTGCGCCTTCGAGTTCTATCGGAAAAACGCCGCCTGATTTCTCTGATTTGAATAATTCCAAGGATCTCTCTGATG AGGAGTCTGAAACTGACAGTGACGAATCCGATGTTAGTGGTTCTGATGGTGAGGATACATCATGGATTTCATGGTTTTGCAATTTGCGAGGGAATGAATTTTTCTGTGAGGTTGATGACGATTATATCCAAGATGACTTCAATCTTTGTGGATTAAGCAGCCAAGTACCATATTATGATTATGCGCTTGACCTCATTTTGGATGTCGAATCTTCTCATG GTGATATGTTTACGGAGGAACAGAATGAGTTGATAGAATCTGCAGCAGAGATGCTTTATGGCCTGATTCATGTCCGATACATCTTGACTACTAAAGGAATGGCTGCAATG TTAGAGAAATACAAAAACTATGATTTTGGGCGTTGTCCTAGGGTTTACTGctctgggcagccttgccttccTGTTGGCCAATCCGACATTCCACGATCAAGCACTGTGAAAATCTACTGTCCAAAATGTGAAGACATCTATTATCCGAGATCCAAATACCAAGGCA ATATAGATGGTGCTTACTTTGGTACTACATTCCCTCACCTTTATCTGATGACGTATGGGAACCTCAAGCCAACACAAGCAAATACTACTAGGAGCTATGTGCCAAGGATTTTCGGTTTCAAGGTGCACAAGCCTTGA
- the LOC110806210 gene encoding uncharacterized protein isoform X2, producing the protein MHQKKSEVQIGKESSGISSDFNPSPPSFFPSLITQKHPNFGNFNHFNHQIIEFQSNPPLSSSIGPISGVLDPILVKNDPNFGSIPSPSSSASTPKNPLLSTPHKRPLMNPTQSLVKSPTLPSSLSNYPFSSTPTSDIKYFTVNSRCASLLLVVSTAKSAAFRLIRRCRHLRRLRVHLRLLLLLALPFFYFLVSHPSHSFILDFLSAFAFSAALLFSLNLALPRLPSIRVFLNRSFPFPIKLSSPSAASRPLPVFWSIGSRSKVEKKVSSGCWVQVYSNGDVYEGEFHKGKCSGSGVYYYYMSGRYEGDWIDGKYDGHGVETWARGSRYRGQYRQGLRHGFGVYRFYTGDVYAGEWSNGQSHGCGKHTCEDGSRYVGEFKWGVKHGLGHYHFRNGDTYAGEYFADKMHGFGVYKFANGHRYEGAWHEGRRQGLGMYTFRNGETQAGHWNNGILDVPSTQNATCPVSPVAVNHSKVLNAVQEARRAAEKAYDVAKVDERVNRAVTAANRAANAARVAAVKAVQKQMHHDIKHDHQTPAPIV; encoded by the exons ATGCATCAGAAAAAATCTGAAGTTCAGATCGGAAAAGAAAGCAGTGGCATCTCTTCCGATTTCAACCCAAGTCCACCATCTTTTTTTCCATCTTTAATCACCCAAAAACACCCAAATTTTGGCAATTTTAACCATTTTAATCATCAAATTATTGAGTTTCAATCAAACCCACCTCTCAGTTCTTCAATAGGTCCAATTTCTGGTGTTTTGGATCCAATTTTAGTGAAGAATGATCCCAATTTTGGGTCAATTCCATCACCTTCATCTTCAGCATCAACACCTAAAAACCCCCTTTTGTCAACTCCCCATAAGAGGCCTTTGATGAACCCAACTCAATCCCTTGTTAAGTCCCCTACTTTACCTTCATCTCTTAGCAATTACCCTTTTTCTTCAACACCCACATCGGATATCAAGTATTTTACGGTGAATTCACGGTGTGCATCATTGTTATTGGTGGTTTCAACAGCGAAATCGGCTGCGTTTCGGTTAATCCGCCGGTGTCGCCACCTTCGCCGGCTTCGGGTTCACCTGCGCCTGCTGCTTTTGCTTGCCTTGCCCTTTTTTTACTTCTTGGTATCACATCCTAGTCACTCTTTCATTCTTGATTTTCTTTCTGCATTTGCATTTTCTGCTGCTCTTTTGTTCTCCCTTAACCTTGCCTTACCTAGACTCCCCTCAATTAGGGTGTTCCTTAATCGCTCATTCCCTTTCCCTATCAAGTTATCGTCACCTTCAGCCGCTTCCAGGCCTTTGCCGGTGTTTTGGTCAATTGGTTCTAGGTCAAAAGTTGAGAAGAAAGTTAGCTCAGGATGTTGGGTTCAAGTTTATAGCAATGGAGATGTATATGAGGGTGAATTTCATAAGGGCAAGTGTTCTGGTAGTGGGGTGTATTATTACTATATGAGTGGGAGGTATGAAGGAGATTGGATTGATGGGAAATATGATGGACATGGAGTGGAAACATGGGCTCGAGGGAGCCGGTATCGAGGACAGTATAGGCAGGGTCTTAGACATGGTTTTGGAGTGTATAGGTTTTATACAGGGGATGTATATGCAGGCGAGTGGTCTAATGGGCAGAGCCATGGTTGTGGGAAACATACTTGCGAGGATGGTAGCCGATATGTTGGTGAATTCAAGTGGGGCGTTAAGCATGGGCTTGGTCACTACCATTTTAG GAATGGGGACACATATGCTGGAGAGTACTTTGCAGACAAAATGCATGGGTTTGGAGTGTATAAATTTGCGAATGGGCATCGGTATGAAGGAGCGTGGCATGAAGGTAGAAGGCAAGGTCTTGGAATGTACACATTTAGGAATGGAGAAACCCAAGCAGGCCATTGGAATAATGGAATACTTGATGTCCCAAGCACACAAAACGCGACGTGTCCTGTATCTCCAGTTGCTGTTAATCATTCCAAAGTACTAAATGCGGTTCAG GAAGCAAGACGAGCAGCAGAGAAAGCATATGATGTTGCCAAGGTTGATGAGAGGGTAAATAGAGCTGTGACTGCTGCTAACCGAGCAGCTAACGCTGCGAGAGTAGCAGCAGTAAAAGCTGTTCAGAAGCAAATGCATCATGACATAAAGCATGACCACCAAACTCCTGCTCCAATTGTGTGA